The genomic interval ggagtcgatatacccggttttgtggttggaggatatgaatcatactcgggcgatagttgagggagtcaaagtataccaCCGAGGGAcattgtttgcaccggttttgataattggaggagtcgatatacccggttttgtggttggagaatatgaatcatactcgggcgatagttgagggagtcaaagtataccaCCGAGGGAcattgtttgcaccggttttgataattgGAGGAGTctatatacccggttttgtggttggaggatatgaatcatactcgggcgatagttgagggagtcaaagtatactttttccttgcCAGTTTGAAGTTGAAAAAGTCCGTCCTGTCTATCTATCTTGTTGGGCCTTCCCATAATGGGCCTATCTGGACAAAGCCCGCTTATAGATAGCCCGGCCCAGCTCATACCAAGGTGCATCTTTCTACTACGTTTTGGGAGCAGGAGAGGCAGCGGGAGTGGGAAGACGATGGTGAGATTGGGAATTCCCCGCGCAACCACAAGCCCTAGCCGCCCAATTTCCCGCCAAAACAACCCGCCTCGCCTCACCCCGGCGATCGCCGGAGCTCCGAATCCACGCGGGATGGCGAAGAAAGCAGCACCcaagtccgccgccgccgccgccggcaactgCAAGTACTGGCTGCTCAAGACGGAGCCGGGGGAGTGGTCGTGGTCCGACCAGGCGcgcgcccccggcggcggcgtcgcgccgtGGGACGGCGTCCGCAACCGCCAGGCCGTCAACGGCCTCCGCGCCATGCGGGTGGGCGACCGCTGCCTCTTCTAccactccggcgccggcgccgcctcccgccgcgtcgtcggcgtcgtggaGGTCGCCAGGGAGTGGtacgagggggagggggaggcagcgagcggcggcgcggtggacgtCCGCGCGGTGGGGGAGttccggcggccggtggcgctcGGGGAGATCAagaaggcggcgggcggcggccgcggcgaggtggaggggatgaGGGAGTTCGCGCTGCTCCGGCAGCCTCGGCTGTCGGTGATGCCCGTGCCGGCGAAGGTCTGGGACTGGATTTGCGAGATGGGAGGGGGTTTTGTGCAAGATGGGGAGGATGAAGATGATTCCTGATGCTATCAAGGTaaacatgcttttttttttcctccccttCTGCAAATTCGTAATGCAACTAAAGCCcttctttgtgtgtgtgttatACATTTATCTCAGTAAATATTCTGCTAGTTTTGTAGTTCTACAGATGATGCCATGCTGAGGAATTTAGCCAGGAGGGTGGGAATTTTGTGGTGTTTTTTGGCCTGCAGAAGATGGCAATTGGGAAGAACACAACAGAGGTTCTTTGATCCTGTTTCCATCTCCCCACAACAATAGTTATTAGTACTACTCAGTTAATTAGTTATGTTACCTGAGCCTTGACAAATTGTATCTAGTCTACTAGTTACTCTTCTATGTAAATTCAGTGGTGAAAAAAGGCACTTAGGCCGCCATTGTGGTTGCTTTTGGCTTTTGGTTAGCCTGTGACTTGCAATTTCCAACTCATGAGTTTATCTACTTGCCCCCTGCTTTCGGTGCGACGACATGATGTTATTGTTAGCGATTCCTGAGTGGTGTTCATTACGTGTATAGACTATAGAGGAGTAGTACAATAGTAGCTCATATTGGATAGGAATACTATAAAACAGAGTGGCTTAGCTTAGATCACAGATATATGAACAGAGGATGGAGATTGCCGATTTCCTATCCATCCATTATCTAAGAAAGTTAGATATGAGAGTTATACAGATATATTTGCAGAAAGCATGGTCGAGTGGGTCCTCCTTAGAATGACTCATCTAGCTGTTTTCTCCCAATGGAATGCAGCTTGCTGTTTGTGTGGCCTATCTGCAGGATGATGCAGAGGCATGGCAAATGAGTTAGGACAGTAATTTGGTTGGTCAGCCGAGCAGATACAGCAATTTATAGCAGAAAACATCCACCGCCGCTGGATGCAGGCAACTGGTTTGGTCTGCAGCAAGTGAGTTCCGAGAACGAGACTCTTGCAGTAAATTGTTTTGAGTTGGTTTGCACTTTCATACAAGGAACTTAAAAGCTTGATCTAGAGTAGGGCATCTACAATATAAGCCACTTCTAAAGTGCCCTCACTAACTGAGGGTACTCACCTCTACAATGCAGGCCACATCTGAGTAGTCCAATGAGTGttccaaccaaaaaaaactCCTTTATCCTCTTCCTCTATTTCGttccaaccaaaaaaaactCCTCTATCCTCTTCCTCTATTTCCAATTCTACCCCG from Oryza glaberrima chromosome 3, OglaRS2, whole genome shotgun sequence carries:
- the LOC127768125 gene encoding uncharacterized protein LOC127768125, whose translation is MVRLGIPRATTSPSRPISRQNNPPRLTPAIAGAPNPRGMAKKAAPKSAAAAAGNCKYWLLKTEPGEWSWSDQARAPGGGVAPWDGVRNRQAVNGLRAMRVGDRCLFYHSGAGAASRRVVGVVEVAREWYEGEGEAASGGAVDVRAVGEFRRPVALGEIKKAAGGGRGEVEGMREFALLRQPRLSVMPVPAKVWDWICEMGGGFVQDGEDEDDS